Proteins encoded together in one Chiloscyllium plagiosum isolate BGI_BamShark_2017 chromosome 50, ASM401019v2, whole genome shotgun sequence window:
- the LOC122544613 gene encoding histone H4, with translation MSGRGKGGKGLGKGGAKRHRKVLRDNIQGITKPAIRRLARRGGVKRISGLIYEETRGVLKVFLENVIRDAVTYTEHAKRKTVTAMDVVYALKRQGRTLYGFGG, from the coding sequence ATGTCTGGAAGAGGCAAAGGAGGTAAAGGCCTAGGAAAAGGCGGAGCGAAGCGGCACCGCAAAGTGCTCCGTGATAACATCCAGGGCATCACTAAACCAGCCATCCGGCGCCTGGCTCGCCGTGGCGGGGTCAAGCGCATCTCGGGCTTGATCTACGAGGAGACCCGCGGGGTGCTGAAGGTTTTCCTGGAGAATGTGATCAGGGATGCGGTCACCTACACTGAGCACGCCAAGCGCAAGACGGTCACCGCTATGGATGTGGTGTACGCTCTGAAACGCCAGGGCCGCACTCTCTATGGATTCGGCGGCTGA
- the LOC122544549 gene encoding histone H2A-like, protein MWAECSILSESGGEIVTMSGRGKGGGKGRAKAKSRSSRAGLQFPVGRVHRLLRKGNYAERVGAGAPVYLAAVLEYLTAEILELAGNAARDNKKTRIIPRHLQLAVRNDEELNKLLGGVTIAQGGVLPNIQAVLLPKKTAAAGAAKK, encoded by the coding sequence ATGTGGGcggagtgcagcattctctctGAAAGTGGTGGTGAGATTGTGACAATGTCTGGAAGAGGAAAGGGCGGTGGGAAAGGTCGCGCCAAGGCGAAGTCTCGGTCGTCCCGGGCTGGCCTGCAGTTCCCGGTGGGCCGTGTTCACAGGCTCCTGAGAAAGGGTAACTATGCTGAGCGTGTGGGTGCCGGAGCGCCGGTCTATCTGGCTGCGGTGCTGGAGTATCTGACGGCTGAAATCCTGGAGCTGGCCGGCAACGCGGCCCGGGACAACAAGAAGACCCGCATCATCCCCAGGCACCTGCAGCTGGCCGTGCGCAACGACGAGGAGCTCAACAAGCTGCTGGGAGGGGTGACCATCGCTCAGGGCGGGGTGCTGCCTAATATCCAGGCCGTGCTGCTGCCCAAGAAAACAGCTGCTGCGGGAGCCGCTAAAAAGTGA
- the LOC122544590 gene encoding histone H2B 1/2-like, with the protein MADEKKAQQASKKGAKKIIKKAPVKGGKKRKRTRKESYAIYIYKVMKQVHPDTGISSKAMSIMNSFVKDIFERIAGEASRLAHYNKRSTISSREIQTAVRLLLPGELAKHAVSEGTKAVTKYTSSK; encoded by the coding sequence ATGGCTGATGAgaagaaagcacagcaagcctCCAAGAAGGGCGCGAAGAAAATCATCAAGAAGGCGCCAGTGAAGGGCGGCAAGAAGAGGAAAAGGACCAGGAAAGAAAGTTACGCCATCTACATCTACAAAGTGATGAAGCAGGTTCACcccgacaccggcatctcctccAAGGCCATGAGCATCATGAACTCGTTCGTCAAAGATATTTTCGAGCGCATCGCGGGGGAGGCTTCCCGCCTGGCCCATTACAACAAGCGCAGCACCATCAGCTCCCGGGAGATCCAGACCGCCGTGCGGCTGCTGCTGCCCGGGGAGCTGGCCAAGCACGCCGTGTCGGAGGGCACAAAGGCGGTGACCAAGTACACCAGCTCCAAGTGA